From Domibacillus sp. DTU_2020_1001157_1_SI_ALB_TIR_016, a single genomic window includes:
- the lysS gene encoding lysine--tRNA ligase: MSEELNDQLLVRREKMRALQEKGLDPFGGRFERSHTAESVAAEFESFSKEDLEEKGAEVVVAGRIMTKRGKGKAGFAHVQDLTGQIQIYVRKDAVGEEQYDLFTSTDLGDIVGVRGKVFKTNVGELSVKATEYVFLTKALRPLPDKHHGLKDVEQRYRQRYLDLITNQESQKTFITRSRIIQSMRRYLDNNGYLEVETPMMHAIAGGASARPFVTHHNALDMELYMRIAIELHLKRLIVGGMEKVYEIGRVFRNEGVSTRHNPEFTMIELYEAYADYKDIMSLTENLIAHVAQEVLGTTTVQYGEDTVELKPEWRRLHMVDAVKEYTGVDFWKEMNDEEARALAKEHGIDYKETMQYGHIVNEFFEQKVEEELVQPTFIYGHPVEISPLAKKNPEDPRFTDRFELFIVRREHANAFTELNDPIDQRERFEAQLKEREQGNDEAHEMDDDFIEALEYGMPPTGGLGIGIDRLVMLLTNAPSIRDVLLFPHMRHKD, from the coding sequence ATGAGTGAAGAATTAAACGACCAGTTGTTAGTCAGAAGAGAGAAAATGCGGGCATTGCAGGAAAAAGGCTTAGACCCGTTTGGCGGCCGTTTTGAGCGGAGCCACACAGCGGAAAGCGTTGCTGCTGAATTCGAATCGTTTTCGAAGGAAGATCTTGAAGAAAAAGGGGCGGAAGTAGTCGTTGCCGGCCGTATTATGACAAAACGGGGCAAAGGAAAAGCTGGATTCGCTCACGTACAGGACTTAACTGGACAAATTCAAATTTATGTACGGAAAGATGCAGTAGGTGAAGAACAATACGATTTGTTTACTTCAACAGACCTTGGCGACATTGTGGGCGTGAGAGGGAAAGTGTTTAAAACAAACGTAGGTGAGCTGTCTGTTAAAGCAACAGAATATGTGTTTTTAACAAAAGCGCTTCGTCCGCTTCCAGACAAGCACCATGGGCTGAAGGATGTTGAACAGCGTTACCGTCAGCGTTATTTGGACTTGATCACTAATCAAGAAAGCCAAAAAACGTTTATTACACGCAGCCGCATTATTCAGTCAATGCGCCGCTATCTCGATAACAACGGTTATTTAGAAGTGGAAACACCAATGATGCATGCGATTGCTGGTGGAGCTTCAGCTCGTCCGTTCGTAACTCATCATAATGCACTTGATATGGAACTATATATGCGGATTGCGATTGAGCTGCACTTGAAGCGTCTAATCGTAGGCGGTATGGAAAAAGTGTATGAAATTGGCCGCGTATTCCGTAACGAAGGTGTATCGACACGCCACAATCCTGAATTTACAATGATTGAGCTGTATGAAGCATATGCAGATTATAAAGATATCATGAGCTTAACTGAGAATTTAATTGCTCATGTGGCGCAGGAAGTGCTCGGTACGACAACGGTTCAATATGGAGAAGATACGGTAGAATTAAAACCAGAATGGCGCCGTCTTCATATGGTGGATGCAGTAAAAGAATATACAGGCGTTGATTTCTGGAAAGAAATGAACGATGAAGAAGCACGGGCACTTGCGAAAGAACACGGCATTGATTACAAAGAAACGATGCAATATGGACATATTGTCAACGAGTTCTTTGAGCAGAAAGTAGAAGAAGAGCTTGTTCAGCCTACGTTCATTTATGGACATCCGGTTGAGATTTCACCACTGGCGAAAAAGAATCCGGAAGATCCTCGTTTCACAGATCGTTTTGAGTTGTTTATCGTTCGTCGTGAACACGCTAATGCCTTCACAGAGCTCAATGATCCAATTGATCAGCGTGAACGGTTTGAAGCGCAATTAAAAGAGCGTGAGCAAGGAAATGACGAAGCACATGAAATGGATGATGATTTCATCGAAGCACTGGAATACGGTATGCCTCCAACAGGCGGTTTAGGTATCGGTATCGACCGTTTGGTTATGCTTTTAACGAACGCTCCATCTATTCGTGACGTTCTTCTATTCCCGCATATGAGACATAAAGATTAA
- the dusB gene encoding tRNA dihydrouridine synthase DusB — MFNIGPVEIKNRVVLAPMAGICNSAFRLTVKEFGAGMVCAEMVSDKGIVLQNAKTMNMLYIDERENPLSLQIFGGEKETLVQAASFVDKNTNADIIDINMGCPVPKITKCDAGAKWLLDPNKIYEMVSAVVDAVDKPVTVKMRMGWDEDHIYAVENARAVERAGGQAIALHGRTRVQMYEGHANWDIIKEVKQAINIPLIGNGDVQTPQDAKRMLEETGCDGVMIGRAALGNPWMIYQTVHYLETGELIGEPTPREKIDVCLLHLDRLIGLKNENVAVREMRKHAAWYLKGIRGNGKVRKEVNECETRDQLATLLTTFVNEVEEKEASNQAV; from the coding sequence ACAGTTAAGGAATTTGGCGCCGGCATGGTGTGCGCTGAAATGGTTAGTGATAAAGGGATTGTTCTTCAAAATGCAAAAACAATGAATATGCTTTATATCGATGAGCGTGAAAACCCGCTTAGCCTGCAGATTTTTGGCGGCGAAAAAGAAACGCTCGTTCAAGCGGCAAGCTTCGTTGATAAAAATACGAACGCAGATATTATCGATATCAATATGGGCTGCCCGGTTCCGAAAATCACAAAATGTGATGCTGGAGCTAAATGGCTGCTTGATCCAAATAAAATTTACGAAATGGTTTCTGCAGTCGTAGATGCGGTAGACAAGCCAGTTACGGTAAAAATGCGTATGGGCTGGGATGAAGATCATATTTATGCAGTTGAAAATGCCCGTGCAGTAGAGCGTGCCGGCGGCCAGGCTATTGCGCTTCATGGACGTACGCGTGTACAAATGTATGAAGGCCATGCGAACTGGGATATTATTAAAGAAGTAAAACAGGCCATTAATATTCCGCTGATCGGAAATGGTGATGTTCAAACGCCACAGGATGCTAAACGTATGCTAGAGGAGACAGGCTGTGATGGTGTTATGATCGGCCGGGCAGCGCTTGGAAACCCGTGGATGATTTATCAAACAGTTCATTACCTTGAAACAGGTGAACTAATTGGGGAACCAACACCTCGTGAAAAAATTGACGTATGCCTGCTTCATTTAGATCGCCTGATCGGCTTGAAAAATGAAAACGTAGCTGTACGTGAAATGAGAAAGCATGCGGCTTGGTACTTAAAAGGAATCCGTGGAAACGGTAAAGTGCGTAAAGAAGTTAATGAATGTGAAACACGTGACCAGCTTGCAACACTGCTGACCACATTTGTAAATGAAGTAGAAGAAAAAGAAGCGTCCAATCAGGCGGTTTAA